The Leifsonia williamsii genome includes a region encoding these proteins:
- a CDS encoding dipeptide ABC transporter ATP-binding protein codes for MSDVVQIENLSVTFASDAGAVKAVDDVSLRVAPGEVLAIVGESGSGKTVTAKTILGLLPETATASGAVVLRSKDGSSQADIVSLSRRQLREVRGTDVAMVFQEPSTALNPVYPVGWQIAEGLRAHEKLSKKAAQEKAVDIMRRVGIPEPEKRVKYYPHQFSGGQKQRIVIAMALVLNPGLIVADEPTTALDVTVQAEILDLLRRCRDEFGAAIVLITHNMGVVADLADRVAVMYQGKLVEEADARTLFADPQAEYTRQLLGSVPKIGQGTLATRERAIARAERPIEAPVVEARDLRIQYPGRLGRPGFVAVDGVSFAIRPGEVLGLVGESGSGKTTIGRAIAGLNKVTGGSLSVLGVEMNGVRERQFRRVRTDIGFVFQDPASSFNPLLTIADAVAEPLVVHGRASSPEQARNRVDELLEAVQLPRAYGDRFPHELSGGQRQRASLARALALEPKLLIADEPTSALDVSVQARVLELFADLQAEFGFASLFISHDLAVVDLLADRIAVLHRGRLVEEGTGEEVLGSPREAYTQRLLASLPVPDPAEQADRREALRALTGSSA; via the coding sequence ATGAGCGACGTCGTCCAGATCGAGAACCTGTCGGTGACCTTCGCCTCCGACGCCGGCGCCGTGAAGGCCGTCGACGACGTGAGCCTGCGGGTCGCGCCCGGCGAGGTGCTCGCCATCGTCGGCGAGTCCGGCTCGGGCAAGACCGTCACGGCGAAGACCATCCTGGGCCTCCTGCCCGAGACGGCCACCGCCTCCGGCGCCGTCGTGCTGCGCAGCAAGGACGGGTCGAGCCAGGCCGACATCGTCTCGCTGAGCAGGCGGCAGCTGCGCGAGGTGCGCGGCACCGACGTGGCGATGGTGTTCCAGGAGCCGTCCACGGCCCTCAACCCGGTGTACCCGGTCGGCTGGCAGATCGCGGAGGGCCTGCGCGCCCACGAGAAGCTGTCGAAGAAGGCCGCGCAGGAGAAGGCGGTCGACATCATGCGCCGGGTCGGCATCCCGGAGCCGGAGAAGCGGGTCAAGTACTACCCGCACCAGTTCTCCGGCGGTCAGAAGCAGCGCATCGTGATCGCGATGGCGCTCGTGCTGAACCCCGGGCTGATCGTCGCCGACGAGCCGACCACCGCGCTCGACGTCACCGTGCAGGCCGAGATCCTCGACCTGCTGCGCCGCTGCCGCGACGAGTTCGGCGCTGCGATCGTGCTCATCACCCACAACATGGGCGTGGTCGCCGACCTGGCCGACCGCGTCGCGGTGATGTACCAGGGCAAGCTCGTGGAGGAGGCGGACGCGCGCACGCTGTTCGCCGACCCGCAGGCGGAGTACACGCGGCAGCTCCTCGGCTCCGTCCCGAAGATCGGGCAGGGCACGCTCGCCACGCGCGAGCGCGCCATCGCCCGCGCCGAGCGGCCGATCGAGGCGCCGGTGGTGGAGGCGCGCGACCTGCGCATCCAGTATCCCGGCCGCCTCGGGCGCCCCGGCTTCGTGGCGGTCGACGGCGTGAGCTTCGCCATCCGGCCGGGGGAGGTGCTCGGCCTGGTGGGCGAGTCCGGCTCCGGCAAGACAACGATCGGGCGCGCCATCGCGGGCCTGAACAAGGTCACCGGCGGCTCGCTGAGCGTGCTCGGCGTCGAGATGAACGGGGTGCGCGAGCGCCAGTTCCGCCGCGTCCGCACCGACATCGGGTTCGTCTTCCAGGACCCGGCGTCGAGCTTCAACCCGCTGCTCACCATCGCCGACGCGGTGGCGGAGCCGCTCGTGGTGCACGGCCGCGCCTCCTCTCCGGAGCAGGCGCGCAACCGCGTCGACGAACTGCTGGAGGCGGTGCAGCTGCCGCGTGCGTACGGCGACCGGTTCCCGCACGAGCTCTCCGGCGGCCAGCGGCAGCGGGCGAGCCTGGCGCGGGCGCTGGCGCTCGAGCCGAAGCTCCTCATCGCCGACGAGCCCACCTCGGCGCTCGACGTGTCGGTGCAGGCCCGCGTGCTGGAGCTGTTCGCCGACCTTCAGGCCGAGTTCGGCTTCGCGTCGCTGTTCATCAGCCACGACCTCGCCGTCGTCGACCTGCTCGCCGACCGGATCGCGGTGCTGCACCGCGGGCGGCTGGTCGAGGAGGGGACCGGCGAGGAGGTGCTGGGCAGCCCGCGCGAGGCGTACACGCAGCGGCTGCTGGCCTCCCTGCCCGTCCCCGACCCGGCGGAGCAGGCCGACCGGCGGGAGGCGTTGCGGGCCCTCACGGGTTCGAGCGCCTAG
- a CDS encoding ATP-binding cassette domain-containing protein translates to MTSQPAIVVSDLSVEYPARGVSPSCVALRGVSFRLEPGEIIGVLGETGSGKSTLASVLAGRGLPLRSSLPGPRISGGDATVLGHSLRKARKRDLAEVTFGVGYLPQEAASTLEPTLSVKDNVALPIFERDEHYPRRAAGERAATMLDTVHLPLSVLDKYPYELSAGQRQRVALARALVLGPTVLVADEPTAGIDATVRDAVIDLLAQLRRLEGFSAVIVSHDLSVLRRATDKAIVLQGGRPVGFGPIADVLADPTHPFVAGLAKALQPPQRRTERRPQRAD, encoded by the coding sequence GTGACCTCCCAGCCCGCCATCGTCGTCAGCGACCTCTCGGTCGAGTACCCCGCGCGGGGCGTCAGCCCGTCGTGCGTCGCCCTGCGCGGGGTCAGCTTCCGGCTCGAGCCGGGGGAGATCATCGGGGTGCTGGGGGAGACGGGCTCCGGCAAGTCGACCCTCGCGTCGGTGCTCGCCGGCCGCGGGCTGCCGCTGCGCTCGTCGCTGCCCGGCCCGCGGATCAGCGGAGGCGACGCGACCGTGCTCGGGCACTCGCTCCGCAAGGCCCGCAAGCGCGACCTGGCCGAGGTCACCTTCGGCGTCGGCTACCTGCCGCAGGAGGCCGCGAGCACCCTCGAGCCGACGCTGTCGGTCAAGGACAACGTCGCGCTGCCGATCTTCGAGCGGGACGAGCACTATCCGCGCCGCGCCGCGGGGGAGCGGGCCGCGACGATGCTCGACACCGTGCACCTCCCGCTGAGCGTGCTCGACAAGTACCCGTACGAGCTGAGCGCCGGCCAGCGGCAGCGCGTCGCGCTCGCCCGCGCCCTCGTGCTCGGTCCGACCGTCCTCGTCGCCGATGAGCCGACCGCCGGTATCGACGCCACCGTCCGCGACGCGGTGATCGACCTGCTCGCGCAGCTGCGCCGGCTCGAGGGGTTCTCGGCCGTGATCGTCAGCCACGACCTGTCCGTGCTGCGCCGCGCCACCGACAAGGCCATCGTGCTGCAGGGCGGACGGCCGGTCGGCTTCGGACCGATCGCCGACGTGCTCGCGGACCCGACCCACCCCTTCGTCGCCGGTCTCGCGAAGGCGCTGCAGCCGCCGCAGCGCCGCACCGAGCGCCGGCCGCAGCGCGCGGACTGA
- a CDS encoding D-isomer specific 2-hydroxyacid dehydrogenase family protein, whose product MTNETSSPADRAAQHRAVLAVEAEALLADRRPEPGPIAVLPNAEDRFVEAVEAAGGTVEPLSDRTRGVVWLSYREAKDFPEILREHPGIGWVQLPYAGVDAFSEILAEEDRPGLVWTSAKGAYAQPVAEHALALTLALLRVLPKRVRARSWATEQEGRSLYGLDVVIVGAGGIALELMRLLEPFGARVTIVRRSADPVPGAERTVTADRLEEVLPTADVVVIAAALTGGTRHLFDARRLAAMKPTAYLVNIARGGLVDSDALLEALRAGTIAGAALDVTDPEPLPDGHPLWDEPNCLITPHQADTPEMTAPLLAERIRLNVHAFLDDGRFVGIVDPSAGY is encoded by the coding sequence ATGACGAACGAGACCAGCAGCCCCGCCGACCGCGCCGCCCAGCACCGCGCGGTGCTCGCCGTGGAGGCCGAGGCGCTCCTGGCCGACCGCCGCCCCGAGCCAGGCCCCATCGCCGTGCTGCCGAACGCCGAGGACCGCTTCGTGGAGGCCGTGGAGGCCGCCGGCGGCACCGTGGAGCCGCTCTCGGACCGCACGCGCGGCGTCGTGTGGCTCTCGTACCGCGAGGCGAAGGACTTCCCGGAGATCCTGCGCGAGCACCCGGGCATCGGCTGGGTGCAGCTGCCGTACGCGGGCGTCGACGCCTTCTCCGAGATCTTGGCGGAGGAGGACCGGCCGGGACTCGTCTGGACGAGCGCCAAGGGCGCATACGCGCAGCCGGTCGCCGAGCACGCGCTCGCGCTGACGCTTGCTCTGCTGCGCGTGCTGCCGAAGCGCGTGCGCGCCCGCAGCTGGGCGACCGAGCAGGAGGGCCGCTCCCTCTATGGGCTCGACGTCGTCATCGTCGGCGCGGGCGGCATCGCGCTGGAGCTGATGCGGCTGCTGGAGCCGTTCGGCGCCCGCGTCACGATCGTGCGCCGCTCCGCTGACCCCGTTCCGGGCGCCGAGCGCACCGTGACCGCCGACCGGCTGGAGGAGGTGCTCCCCACCGCAGACGTCGTCGTGATCGCCGCCGCGCTCACCGGCGGAACCCGGCACCTGTTCGACGCCCGCCGCCTCGCCGCGATGAAGCCCACCGCGTACCTGGTGAACATCGCGCGCGGCGGCCTGGTCGACAGCGACGCCCTGCTGGAGGCCCTCCGAGCCGGGACCATCGCGGGCGCCGCCCTCGACGTCACCGATCCCGAGCCGCTGCCCGACGGCCACCCGCTGTGGGACGAGCCGAACTGCCTGATCACGCCGCACCAAGCGGACACCCCTGAGATGACAGCGCCGCTGCTCGCGGAGCGCATCCGGCTGAACGTCCACGCCTTCCTCGACGACGGCCGTTTCGTCGGGATCGTCGACCCGAGCGCGGGGTACTGA
- a CDS encoding sensor histidine kinase — MPWNPPATSTGSTRLPPWFDRMEGRRPRGSRWFPVALAALIQLPGLLIALATARFAVVPLIAVVLAFLSSVLLAFTRQRPGTVLVAVAVLCAPAVALSVGPPFAAAPLAIAVVGAVARGARAWAWWTLAGFAVVAPTIALAVTASLVSIIRPLIVALVLLLLVGVGEAIRNRTERYREFSRQVAARREAAAEAERLRIARELHDVLAHSLSQISVQAGVGLHLFDSRPEKARESLEAIKATSGQALEEVRGVLGFLRSGSAGEDGYAARAPEPDLARIPVLVDTYRRAGLDVAYRNDITGTPTAAAQLALYRIVQESLTNAGRHAQATAVDIHLGETAGEYVLTVADDGRGLPQDGPTGGGRGLLGMRERAELLGGSFETRPADGGGLVVEARLPAREAAP; from the coding sequence ATGCCCTGGAACCCGCCCGCCACCAGCACGGGTTCCACGCGCCTCCCACCCTGGTTCGACCGGATGGAGGGGCGTCGCCCGCGCGGTTCGCGCTGGTTCCCCGTCGCGCTCGCGGCCCTGATCCAGCTGCCGGGGCTGCTGATCGCCCTCGCCACCGCGCGGTTCGCCGTGGTGCCGCTGATCGCGGTCGTACTCGCGTTCCTGTCGTCGGTGCTGCTCGCCTTCACGCGGCAGCGGCCGGGAACCGTGCTCGTGGCCGTCGCCGTGCTCTGCGCACCCGCGGTCGCGCTCTCGGTCGGGCCGCCCTTCGCCGCGGCACCGCTCGCCATCGCGGTCGTCGGCGCCGTCGCCCGCGGAGCCCGCGCCTGGGCGTGGTGGACACTCGCCGGGTTCGCCGTGGTCGCCCCGACCATCGCGCTGGCCGTCACCGCCAGCCTGGTCTCGATCATCCGCCCGCTCATCGTCGCGCTCGTGCTGCTGCTGCTGGTCGGCGTCGGCGAGGCGATCCGCAACCGCACCGAGCGCTACCGCGAGTTCTCGCGCCAGGTCGCCGCCCGGCGCGAGGCCGCCGCCGAGGCCGAGCGGCTCCGCATCGCGCGCGAGCTGCACGACGTGCTCGCGCACTCGCTGTCGCAGATCAGCGTGCAGGCCGGCGTCGGCCTCCACCTCTTCGACTCGCGGCCCGAGAAGGCGCGGGAGAGCCTGGAGGCGATCAAGGCCACCAGCGGCCAGGCGCTCGAGGAGGTGCGCGGCGTGCTCGGCTTCCTGCGCTCGGGCAGCGCCGGCGAGGACGGCTACGCCGCCCGGGCGCCGGAGCCCGACCTCGCCCGCATCCCCGTCCTGGTCGACACCTACCGCCGAGCCGGACTGGATGTCGCCTACCGCAACGACATCACCGGCACGCCGACCGCCGCCGCGCAGCTCGCGCTGTACCGCATCGTGCAGGAATCGTTGACGAACGCCGGCCGGCACGCGCAGGCGACCGCGGTCGACATCCATCTCGGCGAGACGGCGGGGGAGTACGTGCTCACCGTCGCCGACGACGGCCGAGGGCTGCCCCAGGACGGCCCCACCGGGGGCGGACGCGGACTGCTCGGGATGCGCGAGCGCGCCGAGCTGCTCGGCGGCAGCTTCGAGACCCGCCCCGCCGACGGCGGAGGACTCGTGGTGGAGGCGCGTCTGCCCGCCCGCGAGGCCGCCCCGTGA
- a CDS encoding response regulator, giving the protein MIRVLLADDQHLVRAGFRALLEAEPGIEVVGEAATGREAVDLVRRFRPDVVLMDIRMPDGDGLWATSEIVADARLAGTRVVIVTTFELDEYVAQAIVAGASGFLVKDTEPVDLLRAVRVVAAGEALLSPGVTRRLIERVAGGLRPAPDDTATAELTEREREVLTLVGHGLTNTEIGERLYLSPLTAKTHVSRIIAKLGARDRVQLVVIAYETGLVRPGDV; this is encoded by the coding sequence GTGATCCGCGTGCTGCTCGCCGACGACCAGCACCTCGTCCGCGCCGGCTTCCGCGCCCTGCTGGAGGCCGAGCCCGGCATCGAGGTCGTGGGAGAGGCCGCGACGGGGCGCGAGGCGGTCGACCTCGTGCGCCGGTTCCGTCCCGACGTCGTGCTCATGGACATCCGGATGCCCGACGGCGACGGCCTCTGGGCCACCAGCGAGATCGTCGCCGACGCCCGGCTCGCCGGCACCCGCGTCGTCATCGTCACCACCTTCGAGCTCGACGAGTACGTGGCCCAGGCCATCGTCGCCGGCGCGAGCGGGTTCCTGGTGAAGGACACCGAGCCGGTCGACCTCCTCCGCGCCGTGCGGGTCGTGGCCGCGGGGGAGGCGCTGCTCTCTCCCGGCGTCACCCGGCGGCTGATCGAGCGGGTCGCCGGCGGCCTCCGCCCGGCCCCCGACGACACGGCCACCGCCGAGCTCACGGAGCGCGAGCGGGAGGTGCTGACGCTCGTCGGACACGGCCTCACCAACACGGAGATCGGCGAGCGGCTCTACCTCAGCCCGCTCACCGCCAAGACGCACGTCTCGCGGATCATCGCGAAGCTCGGCGCGCGCGACCGCGTCCAGCTGGTGGTCATCGCGTACGAGACGGGCCTCGTGCGTCCGGGAGACGTCTGA
- a CDS encoding SHOCT domain-containing protein produces MVRDGRGHLTKGKPIMLALLTTATAATTAAVPCVAWAGPPFGFWWILIPIFWIALFALIFTFAGRRWRRAARAGYGPYGYGPAAATRSAEQTLAQRYANGDITEQEYRARLEVLRANRGDTA; encoded by the coding sequence ATGGTCCGCGACGGTCGCGGACACCTCACGAAGGGGAAGCCCATCATGCTCGCTCTGCTCACCACCGCCACCGCCGCCACCACGGCCGCCGTGCCCTGCGTCGCCTGGGCCGGGCCGCCGTTCGGCTTCTGGTGGATCCTCATCCCGATCTTCTGGATCGCGTTGTTCGCCCTGATCTTCACCTTCGCCGGCCGCCGCTGGCGCCGGGCCGCCCGCGCCGGGTACGGGCCGTACGGGTACGGCCCGGCCGCCGCGACGCGCTCCGCGGAGCAGACGCTCGCCCAGCGCTACGCGAACGGCGACATCACCGAGCAGGAGTACCGCGCCCGGCTGGAGGTGCTGCGCGCGAACCGCGGCGACACCGCGTAA